From one uncultured Bacteroides sp. genomic stretch:
- a CDS encoding MBL fold metallo-hydrolase, which produces MKIKFLSLASGSSGNCYYLGTETYGILIDAGIGIRNIKRTLKEVNISMDSIRAVFVTHDHADHIKALGHLGERLNIPIYATALVHEGINKSYCTTEKLSSSVRYLEKEEPMQLEDFHIVSFEVPHDGTDNVGYCIEIDNKTFSFLTDLGEITPTAAHYIRKANYLIIEANYDDEMLKMGPYPKYLKERISGPTGHMCNADTADFLAENITEDLRYIWLCHLSKDNNHPELAYKTIEWKLKDKGIIAGKDVQLLALKRSMPSDLYEFE; this is translated from the coding sequence ATGAAAATAAAATTTTTAAGCCTGGCAAGCGGTAGCAGCGGCAACTGTTATTATCTGGGCACTGAAACATACGGAATCCTCATCGATGCAGGCATCGGTATCCGCAACATAAAAAGAACACTAAAAGAAGTAAATATCTCCATGGATAGCATTCGTGCCGTTTTTGTCACCCACGACCATGCCGACCATATCAAAGCTCTGGGCCATTTGGGCGAAAGACTAAACATCCCCATATACGCCACCGCCCTGGTGCACGAAGGTATTAATAAGAGCTATTGCACTACGGAGAAGCTCAGCTCGTCCGTTCGGTATCTGGAAAAAGAAGAACCCATGCAGCTGGAAGATTTTCACATCGTTTCTTTCGAAGTGCCCCATGACGGGACGGACAACGTAGGTTATTGCATCGAAATAGATAATAAAACATTCTCGTTCCTTACCGATTTGGGCGAAATAACCCCCACCGCCGCCCATTACATACGCAAGGCAAATTATCTTATTATTGAGGCCAATTACGACGACGAAATGCTCAAAATGGGCCCCTATCCAAAATACCTGAAAGAACGTATTTCGGGACCGACAGGGCATATGTGCAACGCCGATACGGCCGATTTCTTAGCAGAGAACATTACGGAAGATCTTCGCTACATCTGGCTATGCCATTTAAGTAAAGACAATAATCATCCCGAATTAGCCTACAAAACCATAGAATGGAAACTAAAAGACAAAGGCATCATAGCGGGTAAAGACGTTCAGCTACTTGCTCTGAAGCGAAGCATGCCTTCCGATTTATATGAATTCGAATAG
- a CDS encoding TIGR02757 family protein, with amino-acid sequence MQIKDLLDELVGKYNVRSFIGTDPVQFPRRFSGLQDIEISALLTSVITWGRRDIVCRDADRLHQLLGESPHAYIMSRRWDVLKDSGKNIHRTFFARDLWNICNGLYGYYSAHESLEELFLSEGSVLCGLDKLSAVTATKHLSSPQSQSPCKRTNLMLRWLVRNDGIVDMGVWKRIPLSELIIPLDVHVGRVSRMIWDDLPRTERLKAALTITNHLSELCPEDPCKYDFALFGFGEEQSKLLRR; translated from the coding sequence ATGCAGATTAAAGATTTATTAGATGAATTGGTGGGGAAGTACAATGTGCGTTCGTTCATAGGCACTGACCCCGTTCAATTTCCACGAAGGTTTTCCGGCTTACAAGATATTGAAATCTCGGCGCTATTGACATCTGTTATTACATGGGGCAGACGGGATATTGTGTGCCGTGATGCGGACCGGTTGCATCAGCTGTTGGGTGAGAGTCCGCATGCCTATATTATGAGCCGCCGCTGGGATGTGCTGAAGGATTCGGGGAAGAATATTCACCGTACATTCTTTGCACGCGATCTATGGAATATCTGCAACGGTTTGTATGGCTACTATTCTGCGCATGAATCATTGGAAGAGCTGTTTCTGAGTGAAGGAAGCGTGCTCTGCGGGCTTGATAAACTCTCTGCCGTGACGGCTACAAAACACCTTTCTTCTCCGCAATCACAAAGTCCCTGCAAGCGTACAAACCTGATGCTTCGCTGGTTGGTAAGAAACGACGGCATAGTGGATATGGGAGTGTGGAAACGAATACCTTTATCGGAGTTAATTATTCCGTTGGATGTACATGTGGGAAGGGTTTCAAGAATGATATGGGATGACCTTCCACGTACGGAGCGATTAAAAGCAGCTTTGACCATTACCAACCATTTGTCCGAATTGTGCCCCGAAGATCCCTGTAAATACGACTTTGCCTTATTTGGCTTTGGAGAGGAACAAAGCAAGCTGCTTCGCCGATAG
- a CDS encoding acyltransferase, which translates to MTDDELQSKTITWLRFPMIVGVLLIHSYNPNLNNGGMLLGNGKATYLLFQFTRNLFSEVLARFCVPLFFLLAGYLFFYRLSSFSPAIYLDKLKKRTGSLLVPYLFWNALAIITYVLCQQVLKLHTLAYGAVPSVSSWEWTDYLKCFWAIRAPHYPLVYPLWFLRDLMVTILLTPFIYAGIRYLKIFFVLFFFSLWISNTSIVSIVGVNMEALFFFSLGAYFSINQKNLVTESRKVFRLSLYTYPPVALADVLSKGHEIDRYIHPAGMLLGILFTVNLVAYLLQHNKIRESAYLAGASFFVYAAHEQMLSQIRKMLATVIPLRSEIAYFALYLLPMLLTIFITLSIYYLLKKYCPAAMKIMVGARK; encoded by the coding sequence ATGACAGATGATGAATTACAATCCAAAACCATCACTTGGTTGCGTTTCCCTATGATTGTGGGAGTTTTGTTGATTCACAGTTACAACCCGAATCTTAATAATGGCGGGATGTTACTGGGCAATGGTAAAGCGACCTATCTTCTATTCCAGTTTACAAGAAATCTTTTTTCAGAAGTACTGGCACGTTTTTGTGTACCACTCTTTTTCCTTCTTGCCGGCTACTTGTTTTTCTATCGTCTCTCCTCCTTTAGTCCGGCTATCTACCTTGATAAGCTAAAAAAACGTACCGGCTCGCTGCTTGTGCCTTATCTCTTCTGGAATGCACTAGCCATAATCACATACGTGCTGTGCCAACAAGTTTTAAAACTTCACACACTCGCCTACGGAGCCGTACCCAGCGTTTCCTCATGGGAATGGACGGATTATTTAAAATGCTTTTGGGCGATTCGTGCACCACATTATCCGTTGGTATACCCATTATGGTTCCTGAGAGATTTAATGGTTACCATACTCCTTACCCCCTTCATCTATGCCGGGATCAGGTATTTAAAAATCTTCTTTGTGCTATTCTTCTTCTCCCTTTGGATTTCTAATACTTCTATAGTCAGCATTGTCGGAGTCAATATGGAAGCCCTGTTTTTCTTTTCACTGGGAGCCTATTTCAGCATCAATCAAAAAAACCTTGTTACCGAAAGCCGCAAAGTGTTTCGTCTGTCTCTTTACACTTATCCGCCGGTAGCTCTTGCCGATGTGCTTAGCAAAGGACATGAGATAGATCGTTATATCCATCCGGCCGGAATGTTACTGGGCATACTTTTCACAGTCAACCTCGTCGCCTACCTGTTGCAGCATAACAAGATAAGAGAAAGTGCCTATCTGGCCGGCGCAAGCTTTTTTGTGTACGCAGCTCACGAACAGATGCTGAGCCAGATACGCAAAATGCTAGCCACGGTGATCCCGCTTCGAAGTGAAATCGCTTATTTCGCCCTCTATCTTCTTCCGATGTTACTAACTATTTTCATTACACTTTCCATCTACTATTTACTGAAAAAATATTGTCCGGCCGCCATGAAGATAATGGTCGGAGCACGAAAGTAA
- the uxaC gene encoding glucuronate isomerase: MKNFMDENFLLQTETAQKLYHKHAAKMPIIDYHCHLIPKMVADDHKFQSLTEIWLGGDHYKWRAMRTNGIDERYCTGKATDWEKFEKWAETVPYTMRNPLYHWTHLELKTAFGINKILNAKTAREIYDECNEKLALPEYSARGMMRHYHVEVVCTTDDPIDSLEYHIQTRESGFEVKMLPTWRPDKAMAVEVSADFRAYIEKLSEASSVRISNFDDMITALYKRHEFFAKQGCKLSDHGIEEFYAEDYTDAEIKAIFNKVYGGAELTKEEILKFKSAMLIVFGEMDAETGWTQQFHYGAIRNNNTKMFKLLGPDTGFDSIGEFATAKAMAKYFDRLNSNNKLAKTIIYNLNPCANEVIATMLGNFQDGTVAGKIQFGSGWWFLDQKDGMEKQMNALSLLGLLSRSVGMLTDSRSFLSYPRHEYFRRTLCNLLGRDVENGEIPVEEIDRINQMVEDISYNNAKNFFQF; this comes from the coding sequence ATGAAAAACTTCATGGATGAAAATTTCTTGTTGCAAACAGAAACTGCACAAAAGTTGTATCACAAGCATGCGGCTAAAATGCCGATTATCGATTATCACTGTCATCTAATACCTAAAATGGTAGCCGATGATCATAAATTTCAGTCGCTTACCGAGATTTGGTTGGGCGGAGATCATTACAAATGGCGCGCCATGCGTACCAATGGAATAGACGAACGCTACTGCACGGGCAAAGCCACAGATTGGGAAAAGTTTGAAAAATGGGCGGAAACGGTACCTTATACCATGAGAAACCCTTTGTATCACTGGACACACCTGGAACTAAAAACCGCTTTCGGCATTAATAAAATTTTAAATGCAAAAACAGCGCGCGAAATTTACGACGAATGTAACGAAAAGCTAGCTCTCCCCGAATATTCCGCCCGCGGCATGATGCGCCACTACCACGTAGAAGTGGTTTGTACAACAGATGATCCCATCGATTCACTGGAATATCACATTCAGACCCGTGAAAGCGGCTTTGAAGTTAAGATGCTCCCTACCTGGCGTCCGGACAAGGCAATGGCTGTTGAAGTGTCTGCCGACTTCCGCGCATACATAGAAAAGTTATCCGAAGCAAGCAGCGTTCGTATCTCTAACTTCGATGATATGATAACAGCCCTATACAAACGTCACGAGTTTTTCGCCAAACAAGGTTGCAAGCTGTCCGATCACGGAATTGAAGAATTCTATGCCGAAGATTATACGGATGCTGAAATCAAAGCTATATTTAATAAAGTATATGGCGGAGCAGAACTGACCAAAGAAGAAATTCTCAAATTCAAGTCGGCCATGCTGATCGTATTTGGCGAGATGGATGCCGAAACAGGATGGACACAGCAATTTCACTACGGAGCTATACGCAATAACAATACCAAGATGTTCAAGCTATTGGGCCCCGATACAGGCTTTGACTCTATCGGCGAATTTGCAACCGCTAAGGCAATGGCCAAATACTTTGATCGCCTAAACAGCAACAATAAGCTGGCTAAAACCATTATTTACAACCTTAACCCCTGCGCCAACGAAGTTATCGCCACTATGCTGGGCAACTTCCAGGACGGCACTGTTGCCGGTAAAATTCAGTTCGGTTCGGGCTGGTGGTTCCTCGATCAAAAAGACGGTATGGAGAAACAAATGAATGCCCTTTCACTACTCGGCTTACTAAGTCGCTCTGTAGGGATGCTCACCGACTCTCGTTCATTCCTCTCCTATCCGCGTCACGAATATTTCCGTCGCACACTTTGCAACCTTTTGGGGCGCGATGTAGAAAACGGCGAAATACCTGTTGAAGAAATAGACCGCATCAATCAAATGGTAGAAGACATCAGCTATAACAACGCTAAGAACTTCTTCCAATTCTAA
- a CDS encoding LacI family DNA-binding transcriptional regulator translates to MENKIYTIKDIAHMAGVSAGTVDRVLHDRGEVSEASLRKVQTVLKEIDYHPNMFAIGLAAKKKYCFICLIPSYTEGDYWHSVSEGIERAARELRPFNVTISYIKYTHADEESYKEACNTLQESKADAVLIAPNFREQTLSLAQHLKELAIPYAFIDFNMEGAEALKYIGQDSYMSGYIAAKILMRDYKAGQELVFFLGNNRDNPAEIQMERRMDGFMKYISDEYPGVKVLEFVLNKTDTACDRRMLNEFFATHPKATFGVVFNSRVYQVGNYLRESNKRMDALIGYDLLQKNVELLKSGEVKYLIGQRPALQGYQGIKALCEHLVFKNPVMPVKYMPIDILMKENIDFYFEFE, encoded by the coding sequence ATGGAAAACAAAATTTATACAATTAAAGATATAGCCCACATGGCGGGAGTCTCTGCAGGAACTGTAGACAGGGTATTGCACGATCGCGGTGAGGTGTCCGAAGCTAGTCTTCGAAAAGTGCAGACTGTGCTTAAGGAGATTGATTACCATCCCAACATGTTTGCCATCGGTTTGGCCGCAAAAAAAAAATATTGTTTTATTTGTCTCATACCTTCTTATACTGAAGGTGACTATTGGCATTCCGTATCGGAAGGAATAGAACGTGCCGCACGAGAACTTCGTCCGTTCAATGTAACGATTAGTTATATAAAATATACGCATGCCGATGAGGAGTCGTATAAGGAGGCATGCAACACGTTGCAAGAAAGCAAAGCCGATGCCGTACTTATTGCACCTAACTTTCGGGAGCAAACGTTGAGCTTGGCGCAACATCTTAAAGAATTGGCCATTCCGTATGCGTTCATTGATTTTAATATGGAGGGAGCGGAAGCCTTGAAGTATATAGGGCAGGATTCTTATATGAGTGGATATATAGCTGCAAAGATATTGATGCGCGATTATAAAGCGGGGCAGGAACTGGTCTTTTTCTTGGGAAACAATCGGGATAATCCGGCAGAAATACAGATGGAACGCCGGATGGATGGCTTTATGAAATATATCTCTGATGAGTACCCGGGCGTAAAAGTACTGGAATTTGTTCTGAATAAAACGGATACAGCTTGCGATAGAAGAATGCTTAACGAATTTTTTGCCACTCACCCAAAAGCGACATTCGGTGTTGTTTTTAATTCGCGGGTTTATCAGGTGGGTAACTATCTGCGCGAAAGCAACAAACGGATGGATGCACTCATCGGCTATGATTTACTACAAAAAAACGTGGAGTTATTAAAATCGGGAGAGGTGAAATACCTTATCGGTCAGCGTCCTGCGTTGCAGGGCTATCAAGGTATAAAGGCTCTTTGCGAGCATCTGGTATTTAAAAATCCGGTGATGCCAGTAAAGTACATGCCTATTGATATATTGATGAAAGAAAACATTGATTTCTATTTTGAATTTGAATAG
- a CDS encoding tagaturonate reductase translates to MKSLNKETAPKIQRPERIIQFGEGNFLRAFVDWIVYNMNEKADFNSSVVVVQPIEKGMIEMLNAQDDLYHVNLQGLDKGEVVNDLTMIDVISRALNPYSQNAEFMKLAEQPEMRFVISNTTEAGIAFDPSCKLNDAPASSYPGKLTQLLYHRFKTFNGDKSKGLIIFPCELIFLNGHKLKETIYQYIELWSLGEEFKTWFTEACGVYATLVDRIVPGFPRKDIAAIKEKLQYDDNLVVQAEIFHLWVIEAPKEIAKEFPADKAGLNVLFVPSEAPYHERKVTLLNGPHTVLSPVAYLSGVNIVREACQHEVIGKYINKVMFHELMETLNLPKEELNKFAEDVLERFNNPFVDHAVTSIMLNSFPKYETRDLPGLKTYLERKGELPKGLVLGLAAIITYYKGGVRADGAEITPNDAPEIMNLLKELWASGCTKTVAEGVLAAEFIWGENLNNIAGLTDTVKANLDSIQEKGMLETVKSIL, encoded by the coding sequence ATGAAGTCTTTAAACAAAGAAACAGCTCCTAAGATTCAACGTCCGGAGCGTATTATTCAATTTGGTGAAGGTAATTTTTTGCGTGCATTTGTAGATTGGATAGTTTACAACATGAATGAAAAAGCGGACTTTAATAGTAGTGTTGTGGTGGTGCAGCCTATTGAAAAGGGGATGATTGAGATGCTTAATGCGCAAGATGATCTTTATCATGTTAACCTTCAGGGGTTGGATAAGGGGGAAGTGGTGAATGATTTGACGATGATTGATGTAATTAGTCGTGCGTTGAATCCTTACAGTCAGAATGCTGAGTTTATGAAACTGGCCGAACAACCTGAAATGCGTTTCGTTATATCGAATACCACAGAGGCGGGTATTGCTTTTGACCCTTCCTGCAAATTGAATGATGCTCCTGCTTCTTCTTATCCGGGAAAGCTCACTCAGTTGCTTTATCATCGCTTTAAAACATTCAATGGAGATAAGAGTAAGGGACTTATTATATTTCCCTGCGAACTGATTTTCTTGAATGGACATAAACTTAAAGAAACCATTTATCAATATATTGAGCTTTGGAGCTTGGGTGAAGAGTTTAAAACTTGGTTTACGGAAGCTTGCGGTGTGTATGCCACTTTGGTAGATCGTATTGTTCCGGGATTTCCCCGCAAGGATATTGCCGCAATTAAAGAGAAATTGCAGTATGATGATAATTTGGTTGTTCAGGCCGAGATTTTCCATTTATGGGTAATTGAAGCACCGAAAGAGATTGCTAAAGAGTTTCCTGCCGATAAAGCCGGTTTGAATGTTTTGTTTGTACCTTCGGAAGCTCCTTACCACGAACGTAAGGTGACATTACTCAATGGCCCGCATACGGTGCTTTCTCCGGTTGCTTACTTGTCTGGTGTGAATATTGTTCGTGAAGCATGTCAGCACGAAGTCATTGGAAAGTACATTAACAAAGTGATGTTTCATGAATTGATGGAAACATTGAACTTACCGAAAGAGGAATTGAATAAGTTTGCTGAAGATGTATTGGAGCGTTTCAATAATCCGTTTGTTGACCATGCGGTGACCAGTATTATGCTGAACTCGTTTCCGAAATACGAAACACGTGATCTTCCCGGATTGAAAACTTATCTGGAACGTAAAGGTGAGTTACCTAAAGGTTTAGTGTTGGGCTTAGCTGCCATTATCACCTATTACAAGGGGGGTGTTCGTGCGGATGGTGCCGAGATTACTCCGAATGATGCTCCGGAGATAATGAACTTATTGAAAGAACTATGGGCAAGCGGTTGCACCAAAACGGTGGCTGAAGGTGTTTTGGCCGCCGAGTTTATTTGGGGTGAAAACTTGAATAACATAGCCGGATTGACAGATACCGTAAAGGCTAATCTTGACTCTATTCAAGAGAAGGGAATGCTTGAAACAGTAAAGAGTATTCTGTAG
- a CDS encoding FHA domain-containing protein, with protein MKRILCPKCENYISFDETKYTEDQSLVFVCEHCGKQFSIRLGKTKMKALRKQEKLHEEEEVPNEEFGCIVILENVFGFKQLLPLKEGDNVIGRRCVGTIVNTPIETGDMSMDRHHCIINVKHNKAGKLIYTLRDAPSLTGTFLKNEVLSDKDRVRIEDGAVITIGATTIILRGGK; from the coding sequence ATGAAAAGAATTCTCTGCCCTAAATGCGAAAATTACATTTCTTTTGATGAAACTAAATATACTGAAGACCAGTCTTTGGTATTTGTTTGCGAACATTGTGGCAAACAGTTCAGTATCCGGCTTGGAAAGACCAAGATGAAGGCTCTTCGAAAACAAGAAAAGCTTCATGAAGAAGAAGAAGTGCCGAATGAAGAATTCGGCTGCATCGTGATTCTTGAAAATGTATTTGGATTCAAACAATTGTTGCCGCTCAAAGAAGGTGACAATGTAATTGGTCGAAGATGTGTGGGAACAATTGTTAATACCCCCATTGAAACAGGAGACATGAGCATGGATCGCCACCATTGCATTATTAATGTTAAGCATAATAAGGCCGGCAAATTAATCTACACCCTACGAGATGCTCCCAGCTTAACAGGAACTTTTCTTAAGAACGAAGTACTCAGCGATAAAGACCGGGTAAGGATTGAAGACGGTGCCGTAATCACAATAGGCGCCACCACCATCATATTACGTGGCGGAAAGTAA
- a CDS encoding SPOR domain-containing protein gives MIELAQHIEALLLENDCVIVPGFGGFVAHYASAKWIAEEYTFLPPTRTIGFNPQLKMNDGLLVQSYMATYDTDFSDASKIIDKKAEELFSLLHEDGKVDLANIGELHFTIHDTYEFIPYDNKITTPSLYGLDVLEIKPLTVLQNHSIKKVSSPFVPVEKKTYNIRINRSFLRHAVATAAAIALFLFTSTPMENTYVETDNYAQLLPSDLFEKIEKQSVAVTSIAVNSADKNIEKSAERARKMRAVEEIKKPDAGSIPETNTKTTLPADLVAPKPTKQIVEENSKVYHIIVASSIRSEAAKTLAKELRAQGYPTAKALLDTDKVRVSILSCPTREEAGKQLTKIRQNKTCENAWVLAAAK, from the coding sequence ATGATTGAATTAGCACAGCACATAGAAGCATTACTATTAGAGAATGATTGCGTAATCGTTCCCGGCTTTGGAGGATTTGTAGCTCATTATGCATCCGCTAAGTGGATAGCCGAGGAGTACACATTTCTTCCTCCTACGCGCACAATAGGATTTAATCCGCAACTAAAGATGAACGACGGATTGCTAGTTCAATCTTATATGGCTACATATGATACCGATTTCTCTGATGCATCAAAGATTATAGACAAAAAAGCAGAAGAACTTTTTTCCTTATTGCATGAAGATGGCAAAGTAGACCTAGCCAATATCGGCGAACTGCATTTCACAATTCATGACACATACGAATTTATACCGTACGACAACAAAATTACCACTCCATCCTTATACGGGTTGGATGTTTTAGAAATCAAACCACTTACCGTATTGCAGAATCATTCCATTAAAAAAGTAAGTTCACCGTTTGTTCCTGTCGAAAAGAAAACGTATAATATAAGGATTAACCGTTCCTTCTTACGGCATGCAGTAGCTACTGCCGCCGCCATAGCATTGTTCCTCTTCACCTCCACTCCGATGGAAAATACGTATGTTGAGACCGACAATTATGCTCAACTTCTTCCTTCCGATTTATTTGAAAAGATAGAGAAACAGTCTGTAGCCGTCACATCTATTGCAGTAAACAGTGCTGATAAAAATATTGAAAAGAGTGCTGAAAGAGCAAGAAAGATGAGAGCGGTAGAAGAAATAAAGAAACCCGATGCCGGAAGCATTCCCGAAACAAATACAAAAACTACTCTCCCCGCCGACTTAGTAGCACCAAAACCTACAAAACAAATAGTCGAAGAGAACAGTAAAGTATATCATATCATCGTAGCCAGTAGCATCCGTTCCGAAGCCGCCAAAACATTGGCCAAAGAACTAAGAGCACAAGGATACCCCACAGCAAAAGCGTTACTGGACACAGATAAAGTGCGCGTAAGCATCCTATCATGCCCCACCCGCGAAGAAGCAGGCAAACAGTTAACGAAAATAAGGCAAAACAAGACTTGTGAAAATGCCTGGGTGTTAGCAGCTGCAAAGTAA
- the rfbC gene encoding dTDP-4-dehydrorhamnose 3,5-epimerase produces MNYIQTEVNDVWIIAPKVFSDSRGYFVETFKKNEFEANIGVVNFVQDNESKSSFGVLRGLHYQKGEYSQAKLVRVIKGEVLDVAVDMRQSSPTFGKHVGVILNEENKRQFFIPRGFAHGFLVLSEEAVFTYKVDNDYAPNEEASVLYNDKDLAINWPVAESQLILSEKDRKAVSFKEACYFL; encoded by the coding sequence ATGAATTATATTCAGACAGAAGTAAATGATGTATGGATCATAGCGCCGAAAGTATTCTCTGATAGTCGCGGCTATTTTGTGGAAACTTTTAAAAAGAATGAATTTGAAGCCAACATAGGGGTGGTTAATTTTGTTCAAGATAATGAATCGAAGTCTTCTTTTGGTGTGTTACGTGGTTTACATTACCAAAAAGGAGAATATAGTCAGGCCAAATTAGTGCGTGTTATTAAAGGGGAGGTGCTTGATGTGGCTGTAGATATGAGGCAATCATCGCCTACATTCGGTAAACACGTGGGAGTGATATTGAATGAGGAAAACAAACGACAATTCTTTATCCCCAGAGGATTTGCCCATGGCTTTTTAGTGTTGAGCGAGGAAGCTGTCTTTACGTACAAAGTAGATAATGATTATGCTCCCAATGAGGAAGCTTCGGTTTTATATAATGATAAGGATCTGGCTATTAACTGGCCCGTTGCCGAGTCGCAACTCATTCTTTCGGAAAAAGACCGGAAGGCGGTTTCTTTTAAAGAGGCCTGCTATTTTTTATAG
- a CDS encoding UDP-glucose/GDP-mannose dehydrogenase family protein — protein sequence MKIAIVGTGYVGLVTGTCFAEIGVDVTCVDTNSEKIESLKKGIIPIFESGLEEMVLRNTKAGRLKFTTSLESCLNDVEVIFSAVGTPPDEDGSADLSYVLSVARTIGRNMNNYILVVTKSTVPVGTAKKIRATIQEELDKRGAKIEFDVASNPEFLKEGNAINDFMSPDRVVVGVESERAEKLMSTLYKPFLLNNFRVIFMDIPSAEMTKYAANSMLATRISFMNDIANLCELVGADVNMVRSGIGSDTRIGRKFLYPGIGYGGSCFPKDVKALIKTAEQNGYKMRVLEAVEEVNELQKSILFHKLSLQFNRDLKGKVIALWGLAFKPETDDMREAPALILIDQLLKAGCLVRVYDPASMDECKRRIGDSVYYARDMYDAALDADALLLVTEWKQFRLPSWAVIKKTMNRQVVLDGRNIYEKKEMEELGFIYSCIGK from the coding sequence ATGAAGATTGCCATTGTAGGAACCGGATATGTTGGTCTGGTTACCGGAACTTGTTTCGCCGAAATAGGAGTGGATGTTACTTGCGTTGACACTAATAGCGAGAAAATTGAGTCTTTAAAGAAAGGTATCATACCCATATTTGAGAGTGGTTTGGAGGAGATGGTTTTAAGAAACACCAAAGCCGGCAGGTTGAAATTTACAACTTCTCTGGAGAGTTGCCTGAATGATGTAGAGGTTATATTTAGTGCCGTAGGAACTCCTCCTGATGAAGACGGTAGTGCCGATCTTAGCTATGTACTGTCGGTAGCCCGTACGATTGGGCGTAACATGAATAATTATATTCTGGTAGTAACGAAGAGTACTGTTCCGGTAGGTACAGCTAAGAAAATACGGGCAACCATTCAGGAAGAACTGGATAAGAGAGGGGCCAAGATAGAATTTGATGTAGCATCTAATCCCGAATTTTTAAAAGAAGGAAATGCGATTAATGACTTCATGAGCCCGGATCGTGTTGTAGTAGGAGTGGAGTCCGAGCGTGCCGAAAAACTTATGTCTACACTGTACAAACCTTTTTTGCTAAATAATTTCCGTGTTATATTTATGGATATTCCTTCGGCGGAAATGACTAAATATGCTGCCAATTCAATGCTGGCAACCCGCATTAGCTTTATGAATGATATTGCTAATTTATGCGAACTTGTTGGGGCGGATGTAAATATGGTGCGTAGCGGCATAGGCTCTGATACTCGTATAGGGCGCAAATTTCTTTATCCGGGCATAGGCTATGGTGGTTCGTGTTTCCCAAAAGATGTAAAAGCTTTGATTAAAACGGCCGAACAGAACGGATACAAAATGCGGGTGCTTGAGGCGGTGGAAGAAGTGAACGAATTGCAGAAAAGTATTTTATTTCATAAATTGTCGTTACAGTTTAACAGAGATTTAAAGGGGAAGGTAATTGCCCTGTGGGGACTTGCCTTTAAACCTGAAACAGATGATATGCGCGAAGCACCGGCTCTTATACTTATCGATCAATTGCTGAAAGCCGGATGCTTGGTGCGTGTGTACGATCCTGCTTCTATGGATGAATGTAAAAGAAGAATTGGCGATTCCGTTTATTATGCAAGAGATATGTATGATGCTGCACTTGATGCCGATGCGTTGTTGCTTGTTACTGAATGGAAACAGTTTCGATTGCCTTCATGGGCGGTTATTAAAAAAACAATGAATAGACAAGTAGTATTAGACGGGCGTAATATTTACGAGAAAAAGGAAATGGAAGAACTAGGGTTTATTTATAGTTGTATAGGCAAGTAA